Proteins encoded within one genomic window of Eurosta solidaginis isolate ZX-2024a chromosome 1, ASM4086904v1, whole genome shotgun sequence:
- the sra gene encoding protein sarah isoform X2 — MSASRANTPPSETNDPTSHNNNNVNSNNSDTNHNNNSKLKSSQSNDASSSEKFSPDQDIFINAADGLPSKHPTLPDGEVDSENEQDAVDPDSFDDLPTSIIVTNIHSEVFTNPDLKQEMEELFRTFCDSATFQWLRSFRRLRVNYDNAIAAANARIKLHQYEFNKKTVITCYFAQPVTPVSNKNLQPPAPVKQFLISPPASPPAGWEPREENEPLVNHDLLAALASLTPGESHELHPQSEDQPGIIVHTAMLPEGAVTAPIATISAPKPIIVQTKCPERA, encoded by the coding sequence ATGTCAGCGTCGCGTGCAAATACACCACCGTCCGAAACAAATGATCCAACGTCacataacaacaacaatgtcaATAGCAATAATAGTGACACAAATCACAACAACAATTCGAAGTTGAAATCATCACAAAGTAATGACGCAAGCAGTAGTGAAAAATTTTCACCAGATCAGGATATATTTATAAATGCAGCCGATGGTTTACCCAGCAAACATCCAACTCTACCCGATGGTGAAGTAGATAGCGAAAATGAGCAAGATGCTGTAGATCCAGATTCTTTTGATGATTTACCAACATCCATAATTGTAACAAATATACACTCTGAGGTATTTACAAATCCTGATCTAAAACAAGAAATGGAAGAACTTTTCCGCACATTCTGCGATTCAGCGACCTTTCAATGGTTACGAAGTTTCCGACGTTTACGCGTTAACTATGATAATGCCATAGCAGCAGCAAATGCGCGCATTAAATTGCATCAAtacgaatttaataagaaaacCGTTATAACATgttattttgcacagccggtAACACCAGTTTCTAATAAAAATTTACAACCACCAGCGCCAGTGAAACAGTTCCTAATTTCACCACCCGCTTCACCGCCAGCCGGCTGGGAGCCACGAGAGGAAAATGAACCATTAGTTAATCATGATCTTCTAGCAGCATTAGCCAGTTTGACACCGGGCGAATCGCACGAATTACATCCACAAAGCGAAGATCAGCCGGGAATTATTGTACATACGGCCATGTTACCGGAAGGTGCTGTAACAGCACCAATCGCCACAATCTCCGCACCAAAGCCAATCATTGTACAGACCAAGTGTCCAGAGCGAGCGTAA